DNA sequence from the Liolophura sinensis isolate JHLJ2023 chromosome 1, CUHK_Ljap_v2, whole genome shotgun sequence genome:
TTCGACTCAACTTGCTCGTCATGTCATTTAACATTCATTTTGAATTTCAGCATAGAGGTTCGAGATTATGCTGGTATCGGGGCGAGACGGTTGAGTGCCCAAACAATCAGTAGACGTCTAAAAGCTGTCGGAGTACGTCCCAGGCGGCTGGTGAAGAAAGCCTTTTGCTCCGCCGTCATAAGATTGCGCGTCTGAAGGGGGCAACAGATCACGTTCGATGGACTAAACGGCGATGGGGTAACGTTCTTTTCACTGACGAAACGCGCGTGTTTCTCGGTCACGTTGACTCCAGGAGACGTGTGTGGGTCGGCAGGGTGAACAGAGTGCTGCGTGCAGCCAGTAAACGGCTTTGGTGGTGGCAGCATAATGGTCTGGACAAGCATCAGTTTGACAAGCAAGACCGATTTGGTTCCTATTGAGGGAAACTTGAACGCTGCTGGCTACGTGGCTCAGGTTCTCAGACCGCATGTTTTGCCCTACGCAGCCGCCGTTGGAGACggatttgtcttcatggacGACAATGCGCGTCCGCATCGCACAAGGATTGTGAACGACTTCTTCCAGTCTGAAGGCATTGACCGGATCCAGTGACCCCTCGtcttccccggatcttaaccccaTCGAACATCTTTGGGATCAGTTGAAACAATCAGTCTATCGTCGAGTTGTCGAAATGCGATAAAATCTCGTGGCGGCTACACACGATATAGATAATTACTGGTCAGgttttcagtttgcgcatgcccattagcgcccaactgcacctgcacgttaatccttgatattcCACGTCCGGCGGAttactgggatagtgtgtgcaaaatttcattgctaTCTGGTATATACCACCggagggagaggggggggggactTACTTTTCTTGCACTGTATAGttataaaaatattgttaactgaactgaaaactgatagatacaTGTTGTAAATCTGTACATTAAGGCCGTCGTTCACATCGTACATGCATTTAAATCGTACAATATGTTCTAAATGTTCGCAATTCTGACATTTAGCCAGCGTAAGCGTGGCAGTATAAACTGGAGAAATACAGGTTTTCTCGAATGCCAGACGCCGCACAGGTAAAAGCAGAAATAAAATACCCTTTTATATTCTCAACCAGTTCTACAGCTACCTGAAAAccgcatatatacatatcagagCTCTCCTGGACCGACCTCACATTACCAGTTCAACACTCGAGCCCGTCACCACTGACCATGCGCTTAGCATAATGATTCTATTATCAATCCAACCTCCTCACAGCGAGAACTCTGCGCCAATAACAGgtatgtgtgcgtgcgtgcgtgcgtgtgtgtgtgttctaaTTCGCTACActcaaaacaaatcatttaaacAAGTGTTTAATCACCACAGGATAGACAAGGCCGCCCACCGTAGGTCCCGGTCAAAGAAAGCGAGGAAGGTGGAGGCACAACGATATTTATTCACTTCACTTACACAGAAGAATAAACTAAGAGTTATTATTACACTTAGCTGCTTACTTAAAGAAGCTTCACGTATCCATTACATTTTCTGAACGGCATCTACCGTGCTTTATAAAAGAGCGATCTGGAACACCAGTGAGGACTGCAGCTGAAGGACCTCCAGCACGAAAACTGTGGACCCTAAATGCTTTAAGAGTTCAATCCTAAAGACTTACAACAGGTAATGAAGTAAGACGTTTGGTGTATATTAGCGATCAAACAAATCTCTTAAGCAGGAGATAAGGGCATGCATCAGAATTTGTACGAGCGACAAGAACTGAATTGCAAATCACCAACGCTTAATTAGCCAGCGAAACGCACAAAAACAGAATTCCAAACCAGCAACGCTTAATTAGCcaccaaaacacacaaaacaagatCAGCAAAGCTAACCAGCAACGCTTAATTAGCCAGCGAAacgcaaaacaaaaaccaaagcTAATCAGCAACGCTGGAGTCAGACACAACAAaatcagcaaaacaaaaatcagcaAGGTTTAACCTCGAGGATCGAGGAACTAAGAATACTGGGGGTTCAATCCTGTGGAAACGCATCTACCCCTTCGGAGTCCAGATTCCGAACATTGAATTAAAAGATCGTCATCTTAGTTTTCTCGTAATGTGCGAACCTGTTGACACTAAAAACCCAAAGTGCGgacataaactttaaaaatccCCAAGTCACTTGCCAATTGGTCAAAAATAATTATAGAATCGACGGTAACATCATCTGACCTAGGAATCTCCACTACCCGCAAGTCTATTACGACTGTAACgaaacaaacaaattcagaACGATCTCCTGTAAGTCAGCCTTCGGGCTGCCAGACTGAACGATGTACACACAGCACTGATTACCAGTTTGCCATGGCACAGATTTCCCTTCTAGAAAAGTTTTAAAGAGGATTTAACGGCTAAATGAATTGATTGTAGCTCCCTCCCCATAGAAATGCATTACCTTTCCAGGGGACCACATCTTAAGAAATACGTGGCCCAAACCTAGGAAAATGGCTGCACCATTGCTTCGTAAGCAACATTTGCTTTTGGTgtagaacaagaaaaaaaagacttattATTGAAATTACAACAATCAGACTTAACAACCAAAACTTAAACTCTTGAACAGCTGGAGATTCGGCGGAgaggcaaaatttaaattcaaacacATTTGGACCATTGTGTGCCAAAAAGGAAACACGTTCACGAAGTCTATATTTTACAGAGAGCAAAGTCATAATCATTGATAATGATTGAAATAGTTATAGGTAAAGTGGAATACTTATCAGGGACTGAAGTGTCAATTAGGGATTGTTGTGGGAGGTGTAGAATCTCAGGCCGTTTGCAATGGTAGCTGGATTGCGTTGTGGCGTCGATTGTGTCCGACTTGATTACACTGGTGACGCACATCTGTTGGCTGGACGGGACCTGTACCTACAGACACGAAAAGAATTGGCAGCTCCTCCATGCTTTGTTGCAAACAGTATTGGAACGGACATGGAAGCCGTGACAGAAGAGGTAGAGGGAGAAACCGTCGTAGAACGTTTGGGCGCGTAATTTAGCCCTCTCTGTGCGGATTCTCATGACGCCACATTTCCACCTTTTTCTACGCTTTTCCTCCCCAGAATTACTAGCAATGGCGTCAGATTCATATTCCCGCACAGTATCCCACTTGCCAGGAGATTTATTTGCTGATCTTATCACCTTGTTGCGTTTGTGAAGTTTCTGAAGAATAACGTGAAGGGAGGATCGTTTCTTTGAAACTCATGGCAAACTGTCGCAAACGACTTCGATTTCTTCGTAAATCTCCAAATCAAACACGTATCGAATGCGATTGCCAGGTCTTTGGAATTGAAAATTGTCACATTTTCCCTTACAAGACGTATAAAAAGCCAACTCCGTTTTCAAGGAATCGCATTTCGGCGCTGTGATGCTAGAGAGCTGCCCCAGGAAGTCTTTCTGTAAGGTAGAAAAAGCTGATCCTGCAGTGGCATTGCCGGTATTACCATTAGTGTCCATGTCAAACGAAGGCGCTACGCTATCACACTCAGCGTAGAACGAGTCCTGATCGTCTATACAAGTGACGAGTTCTCAACCCATTATACAGATTACCGTGTCAATACTCGAGCCCATCACCACTGACCAGGCGCTTGGCGTAACAGCTCGCTATGAATCCAACCTTCTCACACTGAGAGAGCTAGAGAATAAAGTCTGCAACACTAAGAAATATGTGTGCTATAGGCCCTATATAGGCAGAGGCTATTCACAATGCTGGAAATAATATGTACCGGCAGTTGTCATCGCTTATATAGGTACGAATTTAGAACTCCTCGGGGAATAAAATGATATTCATTGTGAAGCGGACAGAGGGGAAGAACGGTAAATATAAAGTAAATCTTAAGATAAACATtagaaatgtacagtgtaacacagggcAAAGCTGTAGCTTATCAGCCCGTTTTGCCAGTGTGGTTGGAAATGCCTgtctggacaaagatcaaattaaaTGTCTGAAAACttggaatctgaagtctggctaGAGATGTCAGAGtgataaatcggaacttcagtGTCGTCtactatgggttcaaattgatacagTAGTATATTTGcatctgtgtagctagaattcATCTCGAGAAGTGACATGTTTTTGATAGGAATTCCCAAGTTAAACAGCCCAGACAGCCTGGGGGTGCCCATCTGTGACGTCACCCGCTGTATCGTACCGCCCCGCcggctggagatcggctagggcAGAAAATATACTGTTTAAGGTGGATTTACAGTCACTATTAAGCCTACGTTTCTCATAAGCCCtcctggtaacatactgtttaggcatgttataatctttataattaggaccagtagctaaatctggacgcTAATTCTTTAACGTGAACGGCAATAAAGCCTTCTGCATTTGCACTGCACACAAGGGTCTTTATTCTTTGGAAGTTTCGTTGTTCATCGAGCTGCTCGACTTTCTccttaataacatctatgtgaaactGGGGGAAACACAAATATCAAGAGTGCATAGGTGTTCCGACGGGCACCAATTGTGTCCTCCTTTTGGCTGACCTATTCCATTCTCGTACGAaaacgactatatgcagaaactattaagtcGAAATCCTCTCCAGGCCCGGTCCTTTTCATTCATTAAACGGTGTATTATCCTAACTTAGATAGCAATACAGGCCTACGGAAGCGTCCTGCATATGGCCTGAACATATATCGCCCTAATTTGTAGCAAATGTTAGAtcttgtgtgttatgtgacgatttcaaaaTTACAAGTTACTACTTTCAAAACTGGTGTGTCAATGTTaatccatcaaacgccttcattctaaatGTCTTACATTTTACAACGAGAATAATTCTGTTGTAtgtaaatatagacagagcctccagaatctctggtgctCTGCTTCATGTATAGTGTCccactctatacctgtgacacatgacaGGGCTTTGATTGTCccactctatacctgtgacacatggcagggctttgattgtaacactctatacctgtgacacatgacgGGGCTTTGATTGCCACTTTCTATACCTATGACACATGACGGGGCTTTGATTGTAacactctatacctgtgacacatggcaGGGCTTTGATTGTcacactctatacctgtgacacatgacgGGGCTTTGATTGTACCACTCTATACCTCTGACACATGACGGGGCTTTGATTGTAacactctatacctgtgacacatggcaGGGCTTTGATTGTcacactctatacctgtgacacatgacgAGGCTTTGATTGTCccactctatacctgtgacacatggcaGGGCTTTGATTGTcacactctatacctgtgacacatgacgGGGCTTTGATTGTcacactctatacctgtgactCATGGCAGGGCTTTGATTGTCccactctatacctgtgacacatggtAGGGCTTTGATTGTcacactctatacctgtgacacatggcaGGGCTTTGACTGTcacactctatacctgtgacacatggcagggctttgattgtaacactctatacctgtgacacatgacgGGGCTTTGATTGTCccactctatacctgtgacacatgacgGGGCTTTGATTGTCCCACTatatacctgtgacacatggcaaggctttgattgtaacactctatacctgtgacacatggcaGGGCTTTGATTGTcacactctatacctgtgacacatgacgAGGCTTTGATTGTCACACTCTACACCTGTGACACATGACGGGGCTTTGATTGTcacactctatacctgtgacacatgacgGGGCTTTGATTGTCccactctatacctgtgacacatgacgGGGCTTTGATTGTcacactctatacctgtgacacatggcaGGGCTTTGATTGTcacactctatacctgtgacacatgacgGGGCTTTGATTGTTAacactctatacctgtgacacatggcaGGGCTTTGATTGTcacactctatacctgtgacacatgacgAGGCTTTGATTGTCccactctatacctgtgacacatggcaGGGCTTTGATTGTcacactctatacctgtgacacatgacgGGGCTTTGATTGTcacactctatacctgtgactCATGGCAGGGCTTTGATTGTCccactctatacctgtgacacatggtAGGGCTTTGATTGTcacactctatacctgtgacacatggcaGGGCTTTGACTGTcacactctatacctgtgacacatggcagggctttgattgtaacactctatacctgtgacacatgacgGGGCTTTGATTGTCccactctatacctgtgacacatgacgGGGCTTTGATTGTCCCACTatatacctgtgacacatggcaaggctttgattgtaacactctatacctgtgacacatggcaGGGCTTTGATTGTcacactctatacctgtgacacatgacgAGGCTTTGATTGTCACACTCTACACCTGTGACACATGACGGGGCTTTGATTGTcacactctatacctgtgacacatgacggggctttgattgtaacactctatacctgtgacacatgacgGGGCTTTGATTGTcacactctatacctgtgacacatggcaGGGCTTTGATTGTcacactctatacctgtgacacatgacgGGGCTTTGATTGTTAacactctatacctgtgacacatggcaGGGCTTTGATTGTcacactctatacctgtgacacatgacgAGGCTTTGATTGTCccactctatacctgtgacacatggcTGGGCTTTGATTGTCccactctatacctgtgacacatgacgGGGCTTTGATTGTcacactctatacctgtgactCATGGCAGGGCTTTGATTGTCccactctatacctgtgacacatggcaGGGCTTTGATTGTcacactctatacctgtgacacatggcaGGGCTTTGACTGTcacactctatacctgtgacacatggcagggctttgattgtaacactctatacctgtgacacatgacgGGGCTTTGATTGTCccactctatacctgtgacacatggtAGGGCTTTGATTGTcacactctatacctgtgacacatggcaGGGCTTTGATTGTcacactctatacctgtgacacatggcagggctttgattgtaacactctatacctgtgacacatgacgGGGCTTTGATTGTcacactctatacctgtgacacatggtAGGGCTTTGATTGTcacactctatacctgtgacacatggcaGGGCTTTGATTGTCccactctatacctgtgacacatgacgGGGCTTTGATTGTCccactctatacctgtgacacatgacgGGGCTTTGATTGTCccactctatacctgtgacacatgacgGGGCTTTGATTGTAACACTCTATACCTGTGGCACATGGTAGGGCTTTGATTGTCACACTCTATCCCTGTGACACATGACGGGGCTTTGATTGTcacactctatacctgtgacacatgacggggctttgattgtaacactctatacctgtgacacatgacgGGGCTTTGATTGTCccactctatacctgtgacacatggcagggctttgattgtaacattctatacctgtgacacatgacgGGGCTTTGACTGTCccactctatacctgtgacacattGCTGGGCTTTGATTGTCccactctatacctgtgacacatggcaGGGCTTTGAATGTCACACTCTATACCTGTGGCACATGATGGGGCTTTGATTGTCACACTCTAGACAGGATAAGGGTTTGATTGCCAGAGCCTCTATACCTGTTACAGGGGTTTGCTTGTCACACCCGCTGTACACATGACAGGGCTTTGATTGCCAGACCCTCTATACCTGTGATAGGGTTTGACTGTCACACCCTCTATAGTTGTGATAGGGTTTGACTGTCACAACCTCTGTACACATGGCAGGTTTGGCTGTCACACCCTCTATACACATTGCAGGTTTGATTGCCACACCCTCTATACACACAGCAGGTTTGATTGTCACACTCTCTATACACTTGGCAGGTTTGATTGTCACACCCTCTATACACATGCCAGCGGTTTGATTGTCACAACCTCTATGTAGGAGAAGGGTTTGTCACGCCATCTGTACAGATGACAGGGGTTTGATAGTTATACTCATGGAACTATTAGAATAAGCTAAAGACAGGTATATGTATGGAAAAGTTTAATTCATGAAAATATCTGACTGATGACAAGAGcctgtagttacatgtacttgcctgAACTGGGACAATCCCCAGAGAATGTCACAGAATAAAATGTAAGATAGTTAcaatgatgataatgatgaccATGATGAGAATTTAAAAGatgaacaaatgtaaatattaaaacagaCGTAATCATGTAATGGTTAGTGTTCAATGTTAACAGTCACTAAGAGGATGTGTATTATTTCTGAATTATGAAATGTGCAGGAATGCTCACAGTTTATGTGATTAAGTATTCAGTACTGTCCATAACGTTTTGACTGTTGTTGCCATGGGTTTGCTCCAAAGTTCTGATGTCGGCTGGCATGTTGTTGACAATGAGCGTCTAGCCAAGGCTGTTGTTGTCGAAGAAGGCGCTGCCGTCTGACCTCGTTTGACTGCTGCATATTGGATGGTGGCAACATGGGACTTCCCTGGTTAAACCAGCCCGCCTGTCCCTGCTGCTGCTGAACACTGCGCCCCTGCTGAGGATTCTGGCGTGACCAGGATGGCAGGCCCTGGTGGTACTGTTCAGGGCTCTGGGAGCCTTGCTGCCGGTGGTATTGCCTCTCTCCTGAGATCCCCTCTCCAGGTAGGTTCCCATGCCAGGTGTGTGACCTGTGAAACTGACCTGGCTGAGGGGCTCCATAAGCCTGGGTCAAACGTGGGGAGAAGGCATTTGGCTGGTTAGGATTGCTGACTGGAGGGGACATGCCTGGGGACATGCTCTGGACGTGGGATGGGGATCCACTGTCCTGTCCCCCATTACGACTCTTCAGATTCAGAGATCTACCATACAAACTCAAACCCTCAAAGAGCTGAAGAGTGTAAGGCACAGAGACATCATGCTTGAAAGTTACAAATCCAAACTTTCTTCTTCTACCTTTCCTTGTCTTTTGGAATAGTTACTTTCTCTAATGGTCCAGCTGTAAAGAAAATAAGTGTCAGGTAATTTGGGTCAAATGTGgagaaatcttttttttcagcattgGTGCCATGCAGAAGGATATTGCACACAAGAAGACCAaatatagaagaaaaaaaaattaatagattTCTTTTACTTCATTACAGCTAtcagtttaaattttttcttgtaaacaCATATTACCAGAAACATGTTGATATTCAATTGTTTTGGTGTTCAACTACATGGTCAAGAATGTAGATGCATTACCAGCGCTGTAGTTAAATGTTGTATAGATACATTACAAGCTCTGTAGTTAAGTGTAGTGTGGATACACAGGACACTACAAGCTCTGTAGTTGAGTGTTGTGGGGATATACAGGACATTACAAGCTCTGTAGTTAAATTCTGCATGGGTACACAAGGCATTTCAAGCTCTGCAGTTAAATGTTGTGAGgatatattttgaaactttatttttgtcacaCTATTAGATACTCTATCATACTCTGAGAAATAAAGAAGGCAGTAAACTCGAGGATTTGTACTGAGTACAGTAAAAGATCTTGAGTTTCACATGTgagttactgtcatttactttcacaCATGAGTTACTATCGTTTAATTTACACGATCTGAGTTGGctgcaagatgacagaagagagtgacTTGCCCTGCCCgtttcattaccctgcatggcacttatcagctctggttgctaatcctcgCAGCATAGGGTCAAGTGACTGACAttgaggtgtgcaggtctcccgACTAGTAGGTTCACATGtgcatctctaaatatacccatgaatgaaatccAAGAAAGTGTCGAAACAGGCAATGTCTATTACATAAATAGAAGTTAAATGTTGCGTGGATACACAAGGCATTACAAGCTCTGTAGTTAAATGTTGTATGAATACACAAAGCATCACAAGCTCTGCAGTTAAAGGTTGGCTGCTTCGCACGTCCTGCTTCAGCAGTGGGAAGATGGAGCATTCCCAGAGGAACGTATGCCCTATTCTAAACTGAGTAGGACGTATGGTAAGCAGGTccttaggttggtgtcttttatttgcccGAGACTTGTTCGAGAACAAAGACAATCGGCCTGaaccttcgttgagtacgaaattaaacAATCGGCCTGAACCTTcattgagtacgaaattaacaatGTAAGCGTTGAAACACCAACGACACTAGGCCAGGGTAAGAGGAGTTGCAGTTTTTTGGGGATAATGGCAATGTGTGATAAAACACATGTCGTACGcctctttgtgaaagtgggctgTTTTTGGAAACTTCAACAAGTATCCTAAAGGGGTGGATCTCCACTCCAGAGAAAAGAAAGCGAACACAGGCAGGATATCAGaggatatgtatgtatggatgacGGTAGCTTTATAAGTTGTAAGTTGTAGGCCTACGCTTCATTACATGAACTAAAACTACCGGGAAAGATCTCTTTGTACCTGTAAAAACAGCTCATACAATATCTCCTCAGAAACTCTATCAGATATGTTTCCGACATAAATAGTCCTGCTGTCTTCTGACATAATGCTGGATTAGTTTGacaactgttgttgttgttatatccCACTTCCTCCTGGTTGTTACAAGAACATTAACCCGAATATGATATAGTCTCGCTGATAAATCAAAAAATGATTATTAATTCTTAATATTTATGCAAAGTAACAAAGATGTTGCATGAAAATCTTGTATCATTTTTGAAGGAGcgcattttaaaatttttaactgTGTGagatgaaatatgattttaaatttccttaaatATAATCATGTTAAGAATTTAGATTCTAGG
Encoded proteins:
- the LOC135461519 gene encoding LOW QUALITY PROTEIN: RNA-binding protein 7-like (The sequence of the model RefSeq protein was modified relative to this genomic sequence to represent the inferred CDS: deleted 1 base in 1 codon), with translation MSEDSRTIYVGNISDRVSEEILYELFLQAGPLEKVTIPKDKEGRRRKFGFVTFKHDVSVPYTLQLFEGLSLYGRSLNLKSRNGGQDSGSPSHVQSMSPGMSPPVSNPNQPNAFSPRLTQAYGAPQPGQFHRSHTWHGNLPGEGISGERQYHRQQGSQSPEQYHQGLPSWSRQNPQQGRSVQQQQGQAGWFNQGSPMLPPSNMQQSNEVRRQRLLRQQQPWLDAHCQQHASRHQNFGANPWQQQSKRYGQY